A stretch of the Rhinoderma darwinii isolate aRhiDar2 chromosome 3, aRhiDar2.hap1, whole genome shotgun sequence genome encodes the following:
- the PET100 gene encoding protein PET100 homolog, mitochondrial, with the protein MGVKLEIFRMALYLTFPVTMFWISNQPEYFEEYIVKRKREIYPPEQDEKKRQLQEMKETIRLNREKLYMQD; encoded by the exons ATGGGGGTCAAACTGGAGATATTCAGG ATGGCGCTATATCTGACATTCCCTGTGACAATGTTCTGGATCTCTAATCAGCCGGAATACTTTGAAGAGTACATAGTGAAACGAAAG AGAGAGATTTATCCCCCGGAACAAGATGAAAAG AAGAGACAGCTGCAGGAAATGAAGGAGACGATAAGACTGAATAGAGAGAAACTCTACATGCAAGACTAG